The Pseudosulfitobacter pseudonitzschiae genome includes a region encoding these proteins:
- the hemP gene encoding hemin uptake protein HemP, which translates to MNDTAPTHDARTLTDGADQARIVLDGQVYTLRITRAGKLILTK; encoded by the coding sequence ATGAACGACACCGCACCCACGCACGATGCGCGCACGTTGACTGACGGGGCAGATCAGGCACGCATCGTGCTGGATGGTCAGGTTTACACTCTGCGCATCACCCGCGCGGGTAAATTGATTTTGACAAAATGA
- a CDS encoding mannitol dehydrogenase family protein, with product MDELTPLRDATLADLPGVVSVPTYDRANLTPGIVHIGLGNFHRAHQAWYLHRLMQDGLAHDWAIIGASVRKADAPQRDRLLAQDCLTTLIELDPSGVSAEVVGPMIGYLPIEDDNAALIAQMANPAIRIVALTVTEGGYYIDPVTGGFDAAHSDMQHDAAYPDTPRTAFGAMIAALRLRRDAGTGPFTGQSCDNLQGNGAILRQTVVSLARLGDPALADWIDENASFPNTMVDCIVPATGPAELALARAQGIDDAAPVTHENFRQWVIEDDFCAGRPDWDRAGATFSDQVHVYEAMKIRMLNAGHQLLANAGEILSVPTISDCMAHPAIAGFFARVEHEEIAPHVHAVPGMTPVNYAALISERFANTAIVDTTRRVAFDGSSRHTGFLLPVLRDGLTTGTPVEGLALAEALWARMCEGTREDGTEIAPNDPHWTALQTAAKAARDDPAAWLAQRQFYGDLADTPAFAQPFGRWLGMVWQDGAVAALTAYVKG from the coding sequence ATGGATGAACTGACGCCGTTGCGTGATGCAACACTGGCCGATCTGCCGGGGGTTGTCTCGGTCCCTACCTACGACCGTGCAAATTTGACGCCGGGGATCGTACACATCGGGCTGGGCAACTTTCACCGTGCGCATCAGGCGTGGTATCTGCACCGTCTGATGCAGGACGGGCTGGCCCACGACTGGGCCATCATCGGTGCCAGCGTGCGCAAGGCCGACGCCCCCCAGCGCGACAGGCTGCTGGCGCAGGATTGCCTGACCACGCTGATCGAACTGGACCCATCGGGTGTCTCTGCCGAAGTCGTGGGGCCAATGATCGGCTATCTGCCCATCGAGGATGACAACGCCGCACTGATCGCCCAAATGGCCAATCCCGCGATCCGTATCGTTGCGCTGACTGTGACCGAGGGCGGTTATTACATTGATCCGGTCACGGGGGGCTTTGATGCGGCCCATTCCGACATGCAGCATGACGCCGCCTATCCTGACACGCCCCGCACCGCCTTTGGCGCGATGATCGCGGCCCTGCGCCTGCGCCGCGATGCGGGCACCGGTCCGTTTACGGGACAAAGCTGTGACAACCTGCAAGGCAATGGCGCGATCCTGCGGCAAACCGTGGTGTCGCTGGCGCGGCTTGGTGATCCGGCGCTGGCCGACTGGATCGACGAAAATGCCAGCTTTCCCAACACGATGGTCGATTGCATCGTGCCCGCCACCGGCCCTGCCGAACTGGCACTGGCCCGCGCCCAAGGTATCGACGACGCGGCCCCCGTGACCCACGAGAACTTTCGCCAATGGGTGATCGAAGATGATTTTTGCGCAGGTCGTCCCGACTGGGACCGCGCAGGAGCAACCTTTTCGGATCAGGTACACGTCTATGAAGCGATGAAAATTCGCATGTTGAACGCGGGCCACCAACTGCTGGCAAATGCGGGTGAAATCCTGTCAGTGCCGACCATTTCGGACTGTATGGCACACCCTGCCATCGCGGGTTTCTTTGCCCGTGTCGAGCATGAGGAGATTGCACCGCACGTCCATGCTGTTCCGGGCATGACGCCTGTCAACTACGCCGCGCTGATTTCCGAACGTTTTGCCAACACCGCGATTGTCGACACCACCCGCCGCGTCGCCTTTGACGGATCGTCGCGACACACCGGATTTTTGCTTCCGGTCCTGCGAGACGGGTTGACCACTGGCACGCCGGTAGAAGGGCTGGCGCTGGCCGAAGCATTGTGGGCGCGCATGTGCGAGGGCACCCGCGAAGATGGCACCGAAATTGCGCCCAACGATCCGCATTGGACCGCCCTGCAAACCGCTGCCAAGGCCGCACGAGACGACCCCGCCGCGTGGTTGGCGCAGCGCCAGTTTTACGGTGATCTTGCCGACACGCCTGCCTTTGCGCAGCCCTTTGGGCGCTGGCTGGGAATGGTCTGGCAGGACGGGGCCGTGGCGGCGTTGACCGCCTATGTCAAAGGTTAA
- a CDS encoding L-iditol 2-dehydrogenase, producing MTRLNGKCALITGAARGIGLAFAQAYVAEGARVAIADIDIDRARRAAADIGAAAIAVHMDVTDQASIDSAVAETTATLGQIDILINNAAIFSAAPVTEITRADFARTFDINVAGTLFTLQAVAKHMIARGGGGKIINMASQAGRRGEPLVAVYCATKAAVISLTQSAALNLIEHGINVNAIAPGVVDGEHWDGVDAFFAKYEGKAPGQKKREVGAAVPHGRMGTAADLTGMAVFLASSDADYILAQTYNVDGGQWMN from the coding sequence ATGACCAGACTAAACGGAAAATGCGCCCTGATTACGGGCGCAGCGCGTGGCATCGGCCTTGCCTTTGCGCAGGCCTATGTGGCCGAAGGCGCGCGTGTAGCGATTGCGGACATCGACATCGACCGCGCGCGCCGTGCCGCCGCCGACATCGGCGCAGCGGCGATTGCTGTGCATATGGACGTGACCGATCAGGCCAGCATCGACAGTGCTGTGGCCGAAACCACCGCAACGCTGGGCCAGATCGACATCCTGATCAACAACGCGGCCATCTTCAGCGCCGCCCCCGTCACCGAAATCACCCGCGCCGATTTTGCCCGCACTTTCGACATCAACGTCGCAGGCACCCTGTTCACGCTGCAAGCCGTGGCGAAGCACATGATCGCGCGTGGCGGCGGTGGCAAAATCATCAACATGGCCAGTCAGGCAGGACGCCGCGGCGAACCGCTGGTGGCGGTCTACTGCGCCACCAAAGCGGCGGTCATCAGCCTGACCCAATCGGCAGCATTGAACCTGATCGAACACGGTATCAACGTCAACGCCATCGCCCCCGGCGTGGTGGACGGCGAACATTGGGACGGGGTCGATGCGTTCTTTGCCAAATACGAGGGCAAAGCACCGGGCCAGAAAAAACGTGAAGTGGGCGCCGCCGTGCCGCACGGTCGCATGGGCACCGCCGCCGATCTGACAGGCATGGCCGTGTTTCTGGCCAGTTCCGACGCCGATTACATCCTCGCGCAGACCTACAACGTTGACGGTGGCCAATGGATGAACTGA
- a CDS encoding ABC transporter ATP-binding protein — protein sequence MGQITLQQVTKKFGDVQVIPPLDLTIEDGEFTVFVGPSGCGKSTLLRLIAGLEDITSGTILIDGDDATAISPAKRGLAMVFQSYALYPHMSVRKNIAFPMRMAGVDKAEQDRRIEQAATALNLTDYLDRRPGQLSGGQRQRVAIGRAIVREPAAFLFDEPLSNLDAALRVGMRLEISELHKRLETTMIYVTHDQVEAMTMADKIVVLRAGHIEQVGSPLDLYRTPRNVFVAGFIGSPKMNLIDGPEAAKHDARTIGVRPEHIDVVEADGLWQGRVGVAEHLGSDTFFHVHDTGLAEMLTVRVAGEVNLRHGDTIHLTPRADQIHRFDDKGLRIQ from the coding sequence ATGGGACAGATCACGCTTCAACAGGTCACCAAGAAATTCGGCGACGTGCAGGTCATTCCGCCGCTGGACCTGACCATCGAGGACGGCGAATTTACCGTCTTTGTCGGCCCGTCGGGCTGCGGCAAGTCAACGCTGCTGCGACTGATCGCAGGGCTTGAGGATATCACATCGGGCACCATCCTGATCGACGGGGACGATGCCACCGCGATCTCGCCGGCCAAACGCGGGCTGGCGATGGTGTTCCAGTCCTATGCGCTTTATCCGCATATGTCGGTGCGCAAGAACATCGCATTTCCCATGCGCATGGCGGGCGTCGACAAGGCCGAACAGGACCGCCGCATTGAACAGGCAGCCACGGCGCTGAACCTGACCGACTACCTTGACCGCCGTCCCGGCCAGTTGTCGGGCGGCCAGCGTCAGCGGGTTGCCATTGGCCGTGCCATCGTGCGCGAACCTGCGGCCTTCCTGTTTGACGAGCCGCTATCGAACCTTGATGCCGCCCTGCGGGTCGGCATGCGGTTGGAAATCTCCGAACTGCACAAGCGTCTTGAGACCACGATGATCTATGTTACACACGATCAGGTCGAAGCGATGACCATGGCCGACAAGATCGTGGTGCTGCGTGCCGGACATATCGAACAGGTTGGCAGCCCGCTGGATCTGTACCGCACGCCACGCAATGTCTTTGTCGCGGGCTTTATCGGATCGCCCAAGATGAACCTGATCGACGGGCCAGAGGCCGCCAAACACGACGCCCGGACCATCGGCGTGCGCCCCGAACATATCGACGTGGTCGAAGCGGACGGCTTGTGGCAGGGCCGTGTCGGCGTGGCCGAACACCTTGGCTCGGACACATTCTTTCACGTCCACGACACCGGACTGGCCGAGATGCTAACCGTGCGCGTGGCGGGCGAAGTGAACCTGCGCCACGGGGATACGATCCATCTGACCCCGCGCGCGGACCAAATCCACCGTTTTGACGACAAGGGCCTTCGTATCCAATGA
- a CDS encoding carbohydrate ABC transporter permease gives MARNVTNQRKLINTVAAWAVGLLIFFPILWTILTSFKTEATAIADPPVFLFFDWTLDNYRVVQERSDYMRFLWNSVIIAGGSTFLGILVAVPAAWSMAFVPSARTKDILLWMLSTKMLPAVGVLYPIYLIFIKMGLLDSRVGLTIVLMLINLPIIIWMLYTYFREIPGEILEAARMDGASLKEEILYVLTPMAIPGIASTVLLNIILAWNEAFWTLNLTAANAAPLTAFIASYSSPEGLFYAKLSAASTMAIAPILILGWFSQKQLVRGLTFGAVK, from the coding sequence ATGGCACGCAACGTCACCAACCAACGCAAGCTCATCAACACCGTCGCCGCATGGGCGGTGGGTCTTCTGATCTTCTTTCCGATCCTGTGGACCATCCTGACCAGCTTCAAAACCGAAGCGACGGCCATCGCCGATCCGCCGGTGTTCCTGTTCTTTGACTGGACGCTGGACAACTACCGCGTGGTGCAGGAACGCTCGGATTACATGCGGTTCCTGTGGAACTCGGTCATTATCGCGGGCGGTTCGACCTTTCTGGGCATCCTTGTGGCGGTGCCTGCGGCGTGGTCGATGGCCTTTGTGCCATCGGCGCGCACCAAGGACATCCTGTTGTGGATGCTGTCGACCAAGATGCTGCCAGCGGTGGGCGTTTTGTACCCGATCTATCTGATTTTCATCAAGATGGGCCTGCTGGACAGCCGTGTCGGCCTGACGATTGTATTGATGCTGATCAACCTGCCGATCATCATCTGGATGCTGTACACATATTTCCGCGAAATTCCCGGCGAAATTCTGGAAGCGGCAAGGATGGACGGGGCCTCGCTGAAAGAGGAAATCCTCTATGTACTGACGCCGATGGCCATCCCCGGCATCGCATCCACCGTGCTGCTGAACATCATTCTGGCGTGGAACGAAGCGTTTTGGACGCTGAACCTGACCGCCGCCAACGCCGCACCGCTGACCGCGTTCATCGCCAGCTACTCCAGCCCCGAGGGGCTATTTTACGCCAAGCTCTCTGCCGCGTCGACAATGGCCATCGCACCGATCCTGATTTTGGGCTGGTTCAGCCAGAAACAACTGGTGCGCGGCCTGACCTTTGGCGCTGTGAAATAA
- a CDS encoding carbohydrate ABC transporter permease: MATKASRSAARLMMAPAVVLLLGWMLVPLCMTLYFSFKKYLPLRGGDLGWVGFDNYVRFFSSSAFWPSVQATLVIVGGVLAITVVFGILLAILLDQPMWGQGIVRILVIAPFFVMPTVSALVWKNMFMDPVNGLFAHLWKFFGATPVEWLSQASMTSLIIIVAWQWLPFATLILLTAIQSLDSEQLEAAEMDGAPALSRFGYITLPHLSRAITVVVLIQTIFLLSIFAEIFVTTQGSFGTRTLTYLVYQRVLESQNVGLGSAGGIFAVILANIIAIFLMRIVGKNLDA, encoded by the coding sequence ATGGCCACCAAAGCATCCCGATCCGCCGCACGTCTGATGATGGCCCCCGCCGTGGTCCTGCTTTTGGGCTGGATGTTGGTGCCACTGTGCATGACCTTGTATTTTTCGTTCAAGAAATACCTGCCCCTGCGCGGCGGTGATCTGGGCTGGGTCGGCTTTGACAACTATGTGCGCTTTTTCAGCTCTTCGGCCTTTTGGCCCTCGGTGCAGGCCACGCTGGTGATTGTTGGCGGTGTGCTGGCCATTACGGTTGTCTTTGGCATTCTGCTGGCGATCCTGCTGGATCAGCCGATGTGGGGACAGGGCATCGTGCGTATTCTGGTCATTGCCCCGTTTTTTGTGATGCCGACCGTGTCGGCGCTGGTGTGGAAGAATATGTTCATGGACCCCGTGAACGGGTTGTTCGCCCACCTTTGGAAATTCTTTGGCGCCACGCCTGTCGAATGGCTCAGTCAGGCGTCGATGACGTCGCTGATCATCATCGTGGCTTGGCAGTGGCTGCCCTTTGCCACGCTGATCCTGCTGACCGCAATCCAGTCGCTGGACAGCGAACAGCTTGAGGCCGCCGAAATGGACGGCGCCCCGGCCCTGTCGCGCTTTGGCTATATCACTTTGCCCCACCTCAGCCGTGCAATCACGGTGGTGGTGCTGATCCAAACCATTTTCCTGCTGTCGATCTTTGCCGAGATATTCGTAACCACCCAAGGGTCGTTCGGCACCAGAACCCTGACCTATCTGGTGTACCAGCGCGTGCTGGAAAGCCAGAATGTCGGCCTGGGCTCGGCGGGTGGCATCTTTGCCGTCATTCTCGCCAATATCATCGCCATCTTCCTGATGCGCATCGTCGGCAAAAATCTGGACGCATGA
- a CDS encoding ABC transporter substrate-binding protein gives MTIKTAFCAASALALATAGGAFADSHTTTLTIATVNNGDMVRMQGLTEDFTAKNPDIALEWVTLEENVLRQRVTQDIAANGGQFDVMTIGTYEVPIWGAQDWLVSLNDLPAEWDADDILPAMRGGLTVDGELYAAPFYGESSMVMYRKDLMEAAGMEMPDAPTWDDIKAAAEAMTDKDAEVYGICLRGKAGWGENMAFLSAMANSYGARWFDEEWKPQFDTDAWNATLTDYLELMNNYGPPGASTNGFNENLSLFQQGKCGMWIDATVAASFVTNPQDSTVADQVGFALAPDNGLGKRGNWLWAWSLAIPAGSDSVDAAKKFVAWATSKEYTALVAENEGWANVPPGTRTSLYENEAYTSAAPFAEMTLNSINSADPKNPAVDPVPYTGVQFVAIPEFAGIATQVGQEFSAALAGQQTAEEALEKAQALTTDEMEAAGY, from the coding sequence ATGACCATCAAAACCGCATTTTGTGCGGCGAGCGCGCTTGCGCTGGCCACGGCAGGCGGCGCATTTGCCGACAGCCACACCACAACCCTTACCATTGCAACAGTGAACAACGGCGACATGGTCCGCATGCAAGGCCTGACCGAAGATTTCACTGCAAAAAACCCCGACATTGCTCTTGAATGGGTCACACTGGAAGAAAACGTGCTGCGCCAGCGCGTGACCCAGGACATCGCCGCCAACGGGGGCCAGTTCGACGTGATGACCATCGGCACCTACGAGGTTCCGATCTGGGGCGCGCAAGACTGGCTGGTGTCCCTGAACGACCTGCCCGCCGAATGGGACGCAGATGACATTCTGCCCGCCATGCGCGGCGGTCTGACCGTCGACGGCGAATTGTACGCCGCACCCTTCTATGGCGAAAGCTCGATGGTGATGTACCGCAAAGACCTGATGGAAGCCGCGGGCATGGAAATGCCCGACGCGCCCACATGGGACGACATCAAAGCCGCAGCCGAAGCGATGACCGACAAGGATGCCGAAGTCTATGGCATCTGCCTGCGCGGCAAAGCCGGCTGGGGCGAGAACATGGCGTTCCTGAGTGCTATGGCCAACTCCTACGGCGCGCGCTGGTTCGATGAAGAGTGGAAACCCCAATTTGACACCGACGCATGGAACGCGACGCTGACCGATTATCTGGAGTTGATGAACAACTACGGCCCTCCGGGTGCGTCCACCAACGGGTTCAACGAAAACCTGTCGCTGTTCCAACAGGGCAAATGCGGCATGTGGATCGACGCCACTGTGGCGGCGTCCTTTGTGACCAACCCCCAAGATTCGACCGTGGCCGATCAGGTCGGTTTCGCGCTGGCACCTGACAACGGTTTGGGCAAACGCGGCAACTGGCTTTGGGCATGGTCGCTGGCGATCCCCGCAGGATCGGATTCGGTTGATGCGGCCAAAAAGTTCGTCGCTTGGGCCACCAGCAAGGAATACACCGCACTGGTTGCCGAAAACGAAGGCTGGGCAAACGTCCCTCCGGGCACGCGCACCTCGCTGTACGAGAACGAAGCCTATACCTCTGCCGCACCTTTTGCCGAAATGACGCTGAATTCGATCAACTCGGCTGACCCGAAAAATCCTGCCGTGGACCCCGTGCCCTATACAGGTGTCCAGTTCGTTGCGATTCCCGAATTTGCAGGCATCGCCACACAAGTGGGTCAGGAATTCTCGGCCGCTCTGGCGGGTCAGCAAACCGCCGAAGAAGCGCTGGAAAAAGCGCAGGCACTGACCACGGACGAAATGGAAGCCGCAGGCTACTAA
- a CDS encoding LacI family DNA-binding transcriptional regulator: MDNSKIRNMEQFARVSGISRPTVSKYFNDPASVRPKTRTRIEKALEQYDYRPNIFAVNQNRRLTKNIGIVVPYLADPFFAEIARNIEQRCMQAGFWPTLFSAHGDSALEVEILDSLRSLKPAGVLLAPLGRASDRAAIEKFCDDVPTVLFDSNIDGVGDAFIGSDNLQFVKLSVEYLCRTGDAPCFFEMPPVNPNANKRRNGYIQAMEANGFAPQVIRVDGEGWGFEQVGYRGGLDVIDRGLLTSDTVLCSNDRLAIGFLAACYERGLRVGRTKDCVLRVAGHDDHPFSRFGCPPLTTIAQDYEKISERSVEALFHLIEGGRTTEPRIESLFEGKLVMRASA; the protein is encoded by the coding sequence ATGGACAACAGCAAAATCCGCAATATGGAGCAGTTCGCCCGCGTCAGTGGCATTTCACGCCCCACGGTGTCGAAATATTTCAACGATCCGGCCAGCGTGCGCCCCAAGACACGCACCCGCATCGAAAAGGCGCTGGAACAATACGATTATCGACCCAACATTTTCGCGGTAAACCAGAACCGCCGCCTGACCAAGAATATCGGGATCGTGGTGCCCTATCTGGCTGATCCGTTCTTTGCCGAGATTGCGCGCAATATCGAACAGCGGTGCATGCAGGCCGGTTTTTGGCCCACCCTGTTCAGTGCTCACGGTGACAGCGCCCTGGAAGTGGAAATTCTGGACAGCCTGCGTTCGTTGAAACCGGCAGGCGTGTTGCTAGCCCCGCTTGGCCGCGCATCGGACCGCGCCGCGATCGAAAAGTTTTGCGACGACGTGCCAACGGTTCTGTTCGACAGCAACATCGACGGTGTGGGCGATGCCTTTATCGGGTCGGACAACCTGCAATTCGTCAAGCTGAGCGTGGAATACCTTTGCCGCACCGGCGATGCCCCGTGTTTTTTCGAAATGCCGCCGGTGAACCCGAACGCCAACAAACGGCGCAACGGCTATATTCAGGCAATGGAGGCAAACGGCTTTGCGCCGCAAGTGATCCGCGTCGACGGCGAGGGCTGGGGCTTTGAACAGGTCGGTTATCGCGGCGGGCTGGATGTGATCGACCGCGGGTTGCTGACATCCGACACCGTATTGTGCAGCAACGACCGTCTGGCTATCGGCTTTCTGGCCGCCTGCTATGAACGCGGCCTGCGCGTAGGCCGAACCAAGGATTGCGTCCTACGGGTGGCGGGCCACGACGACCATCCGTTCTCGCGATTCGGCTGTCCGCCGCTGACCACCATCGCACAGGATTACGAAAAAATATCCGAGCGAAGCGTCGAGGCATTGTTCCATTTGATCGAGGGCGGACGCACCACAGAGCCTCGAATTGAAAGCCTTTTTGAGGGGAAACTGGTCATGCGCGCCTCGGCGTGA
- a CDS encoding crotonase/enoyl-CoA hydratase family protein has product MTDPLTSTFFAVSVADGVAHIEMDNAAKANSMTPAFWDDLPRIAAALDTDPGVRCVVISGRGKHFTAGMDLAAFQGIMELTGQEPGRAAYAMRKLVLKLQASLSAPEEMRVPVIAAIHGACLGGGIDLITACDVRLCTGDTSFGIEEINIGMAADVGTLQRMPKLMAPGVVRELAYTGRRFSADEAKGWGIVNAIHADRDAVIAAALDMAQLIAARSPLAVAGIKQAVTYARDHSVTDGLDQIATWNAGMLRPDDLTRAMGAKMKQQQALFDDLLADAG; this is encoded by the coding sequence ATGACCGATCCGTTAACTTCGACCTTTTTCGCCGTCTCGGTGGCGGATGGCGTGGCCCATATCGAAATGGACAACGCGGCCAAGGCCAACAGCATGACGCCCGCCTTTTGGGACGACCTGCCACGCATTGCCGCTGCACTGGACACCGATCCGGGCGTACGCTGTGTGGTGATCTCGGGGCGGGGCAAACACTTTACCGCAGGGATGGATCTGGCGGCGTTTCAGGGCATCATGGAACTGACAGGACAGGAACCGGGGCGTGCGGCCTATGCAATGCGCAAGCTGGTGCTGAAACTACAAGCGTCTTTGAGTGCGCCGGAAGAGATGCGCGTCCCGGTGATTGCCGCAATCCACGGGGCATGCTTGGGCGGTGGTATTGATCTGATCACCGCTTGCGATGTGCGTCTGTGTACCGGCGATACGTCCTTTGGCATCGAAGAAATCAACATCGGGATGGCCGCAGACGTGGGCACGCTGCAACGTATGCCCAAGCTGATGGCCCCCGGTGTGGTGCGCGAACTGGCCTACACCGGACGGCGGTTCTCGGCGGACGAGGCCAAGGGCTGGGGCATCGTCAATGCCATCCACGCCGACCGTGATGCGGTGATTGCTGCCGCACTGGACATGGCGCAGCTGATTGCAGCGCGGTCGCCGTTGGCTGTGGCCGGTATCAAACAGGCGGTGACCTATGCTCGCGACCATTCGGTAACCGACGGGTTGGACCAGATCGCCACATGGAACGCAGGCATGTTGCGCCCCGATGATCTGACCCGCGCAATGGGCGCCAAGATGAAACAGCAGCAGGCTTTGTTCGATGACCTGCTGGCAGACGCAGGATAG
- a CDS encoding iron-containing alcohol dehydrogenase gives MTPFTFNTTPSIRMGDGLLEQLGDMARATCGASVLLVTDPGMMATGIVDRALASLKTAGVTVTVFADVKADPPEVVILQATEAAKGMNGVIGLGGGSSIDVAKLAALLACSGETLADCYGVGMAKGPRLPLIAVPTTSGTGSEVTPISIVTTGASEKMGVVSPLIIPDVALLDPELTRDLPAHVTAATGIDAMVHAIESYASASPNNNPVSRALAVEALRLMGGALERAVKEPHDMAARGDMLLGSLLAGQAFANSPVAAVHALAYPIGGHFKVPHGLSNALVLPHVLRFNAVTAPTLYAELAGITFPDLAGLEGQAAATAFADALQDLSTRCGLQKGLRDVGIGQDDLPMLARDAMNQTRLLVNNPRPLDEADAQAIYEAAW, from the coding sequence ATGACACCATTCACATTCAACACCACCCCCAGCATCCGCATGGGCGATGGGCTGCTGGAGCAACTGGGCGACATGGCCCGCGCTACCTGTGGGGCAAGTGTTCTTTTGGTCACCGATCCGGGCATGATGGCCACTGGCATTGTCGATCGCGCACTGGCCTCGCTAAAGACGGCTGGCGTGACCGTGACCGTGTTTGCGGATGTCAAAGCCGACCCGCCCGAGGTGGTGATTTTGCAGGCCACCGAGGCAGCCAAGGGTATGAACGGTGTGATCGGGCTTGGCGGTGGATCGTCGATCGACGTGGCCAAGCTGGCCGCCCTTCTGGCCTGTTCGGGCGAGACGCTGGCCGATTGCTATGGTGTCGGCATGGCCAAGGGGCCGCGTCTGCCGTTGATTGCGGTGCCGACCACCTCGGGCACCGGATCGGAAGTCACCCCGATCAGCATCGTGACCACAGGCGCCTCTGAAAAGATGGGCGTCGTCAGCCCGCTGATCATCCCCGATGTGGCCCTGCTGGACCCCGAACTGACCCGCGACCTGCCTGCCCATGTGACAGCCGCCACCGGCATCGACGCGATGGTGCACGCCATTGAAAGCTATGCCAGTGCGTCCCCGAACAACAACCCCGTCAGTCGCGCGCTGGCGGTCGAGGCGCTGCGCCTGATGGGCGGGGCGCTGGAGCGCGCGGTGAAAGAGCCGCACGACATGGCCGCACGTGGCGACATGCTGCTGGGGTCGCTGCTGGCGGGGCAGGCTTTTGCCAACAGCCCGGTGGCGGCGGTGCACGCGCTGGCCTATCCCATCGGTGGCCATTTCAAGGTGCCGCACGGGCTGTCTAACGCGCTTGTGCTGCCGCATGTGCTGCGCTTCAACGCGGTGACGGCGCCCACGCTCTATGCCGAGCTGGCGGGCATTACCTTTCCCGATCTGGCGGGACTTGAGGGGCAGGCGGCGGCGACTGCCTTTGCCGATGCGCTGCAAGACCTGTCCACCCGCTGCGGTCTGCAAAAGGGCCTGCGTGACGTGGGTATCGGGCAGGATGACCTGCCGATGCTTGCCCGCGACGCGATGAATCAGACCCGCCTGCTGGTCAACAATCCGCGCCCGCTGGACGAGGCAGACGCCCAAGCCATCTACGAGGCCGCATGGTGA
- a CDS encoding acyl-CoA thioesterase — protein sequence MVNRPKPGTRADYTAFSVITTRWLDNDTYGHMNNAMHYQLFDTAVNGHLIEQGVLDLKTSETVFLVVETGCVYHGELAFPDVIHAGIRVARLGGSSVHYEIGLFRNDEDSPAAEGRFVHVNVDRINRRPVPIAEHARAVLGALMATK from the coding sequence ATGGTGAACCGCCCGAAACCAGGCACGCGGGCCGATTACACCGCGTTTTCTGTCATCACCACGCGCTGGCTGGACAATGACACCTATGGCCACATGAACAACGCCATGCACTATCAGCTGTTCGACACCGCCGTAAACGGCCACCTGATCGAACAGGGTGTGCTGGACCTGAAAACCAGCGAAACCGTGTTTCTGGTGGTTGAAACCGGATGCGTCTATCACGGCGAACTGGCCTTTCCCGATGTGATCCATGCAGGTATCCGTGTGGCGCGTCTGGGCGGGTCTTCGGTGCATTACGAGATCGGATTGTTCCGCAACGACGAAGACAGCCCCGCCGCCGAAGGGCGCTTTGTGCATGTGAACGTGGACCGCATCAACCGCAGGCCGGTGCCAATTGCCGAACACGCGCGGGCGGTGCTGGGGGCGTTGATGGCGACGAAGTGA